In Bacteroidota bacterium, one DNA window encodes the following:
- the yihA gene encoding ribosome biogenesis GTP-binding protein YihA/YsxC: MDIKSIRFVKGAAKWHQLPDDGRPEIAFVGRSNVGKSSLLNALVGRRQIARTSNTPGKTQELNYYLVNEGVAIPGVGDGGFYLVDLPGFGYAKISKTQRAAWQQLIGRFVTERDPLRVVFHLVDSRHEPQKLDVELFEVMRGGVIPNVIVLTKADKLSKNQQRSRVAKLRKTLKARDLALPIVLTSAAKKTGVDDVWQWAATLLGASQP, translated from the coding sequence ATGGACATCAAGTCGATCCGCTTCGTCAAGGGCGCTGCCAAATGGCATCAGCTGCCAGACGACGGCCGGCCAGAGATTGCGTTCGTTGGCCGCTCCAACGTAGGGAAAAGCTCGCTGCTCAACGCGCTGGTGGGGCGGCGTCAGATTGCGCGCACGTCCAACACTCCGGGGAAGACGCAGGAGTTGAACTACTATCTCGTCAACGAGGGCGTGGCGATCCCTGGAGTTGGAGATGGCGGATTCTACTTAGTCGATCTGCCGGGCTTCGGCTATGCCAAGATCTCCAAGACGCAGCGGGCTGCCTGGCAGCAGCTCATCGGACGCTTTGTCACCGAGCGTGACCCACTCCGCGTCGTGTTCCACCTAGTCGACAGCCGTCATGAGCCGCAGAAGCTCGATGTCGAGTTGTTCGAGGTTATGCGCGGCGGGGTGATTCCCAACGTAATTGTGCTGACAAAAGCCGATAAGCTGTCCAAGAACCAGCAGCGGAGCCGTGTCGCCAAACTGCGCAAAACCCTGAAGGCCCGCGACCTCGCGCTCCCAATCGTGCTAACCAGCGCGGCAAAGAAAACAGGAGTGGACGATGTGTGGCAGTGGGCTGCGACGCTACTCGGGGCCTCCCAACCGTAG